One window from the genome of Anticarsia gemmatalis isolate Benzon Research Colony breed Stoneville strain chromosome 8, ilAntGemm2 primary, whole genome shotgun sequence encodes:
- the LOC142974865 gene encoding uncharacterized protein LOC142974865, translated as MSTTLIHEALSHVAVLGTGILPIQKGSVGLQFYIDIENVDSWNPCSVRSWPKMCSLEQEPYKDCCTESVFGDNIESVLPRRRETLIYVYPTLYPHDQIGQCSFAIDFQCGRNKRSIQFDVNLPFNTKLNNKILPEYLKVYKDKKIEECTSLDEDVLNGCVPVKCDLKYSGRRPFFDETRRKCISAPACGTNPDSELPNIAYVPESNICRDLDQPLTLSDVYIISTGLGVVTEPIKREISELKIRLKSNCTTISENLVLIKDIITGKLYPYIKLDTSDYTKCVASALMSISVCILGICAVLVSICFCIQTMIYLYNRGPKDEIQKIFRKIKSKLCKKSKKPQEQYRVKPEVTHNLLKEVIVRDLPMELRDSVVELCDRIGMEIRTKKRYRLKDVGSQIALAQANSETDDATSSARSVDKK; from the coding sequence ATGTCCACTACATTAATACACGAGGCACTATCTCATGTTGCAGTTTTAGGCACAGGTATATTACCCATACAAAAAGGTTCAGTCGGATTacagttttatattgatattgaaAACGTGGATAGCTGGAACCCTTGCAGCGTACGCTCTTGGCCAAAGATGTGCTCTCTCGAACAAGAACCCTATAAAGATTGTTGTACAGAAAGTGTTTTCGGAGATAACATCGAATCTGTACTTCCAAGGCGAAGAGAAacattaatttatgtatatccAACGCTGTACCCACACGATCAAATTGGTCAATGTAGTTTTGCTATAGACTTCCAATGTGGACGCAATAAAAGATCTATACAATTCGATGTGAACCTACCtttcaatacaaaattgaataataagaTATTACCTGAATATCTTAAGGTATATAAAGATAAGAAGATTGAAGAATGCACTTCTTTAGACGAGGATGTTTTAAATGGTTGTGTACCAGTCAAATGTGATCTGAAATATTCGGGTAGAAGACCGTTCTTTGATGAAACTCGTAGAAAATGTATCAGTGCACCAGCCTGTGGTACAAACCCAGATTCTGAACTCCCAAACATTGCGTATGTGCCTGAAAGCAATATTTGTAGAGACCTCGACCAACCTTTGACACTCAGTGATGTTTATATAATTAGCACCGGCCTCGGGGTCGTCACTGAACCAATCAAAAGAGAAATAAGCGAACTGAAGATACGACTCAAATCGAACTGTACGACCATTTCCGAAAATCTTGTTCTAATAAAAGATATCATTACTGGCAAACTCTATCCTTACATAAAACTAGACACTTCCGACTATACTAAATGTGTGGCAAGTGCCTTAATGTCCATTAGCGTTTGCATACTCGGTATATGTGCTGTACTCGTGTCAATTTGTTTTTGCATTCAGacaatgatttatttgtacaaCAGAGGGCCTAAAGACGAGATACAGAAAATATTTAGGAAGATTAAATCGAAATTATGCAAGAAATCTAAAAAGCCACAGGAGCAATATCGCGTGAAACCTGAAGTGACGCACAATTTGTTGAAGGAAGTCATTGTTAGAGACCTTCCGATGGAGTTGAGAGATAGTGTAGTGGAACTGTGTGACAGGATCGGCATGGAGATCCGCACTAAGAAGAGGTACCGGCTGAAAGACGTCGGTAGTCAGATAGCACTCGCACAAGCCAACAGTGAGACCGACGATGCAACATCGTCCGCCAGATCAGTggacaaaaagtaa
- the LOC142974840 gene encoding uncharacterized protein LOC142974840 isoform X1, whose amino-acid sequence MMKVHLPKIRRDPKETEDLCKCRPVCKRRRREWRGQIQETSEELLLERKPLPLCFRRCPTKIYPNSPCPLFGRTRRITIKERKVIKDPEVVRVCRAPVDNTVETPYLRFAEMAKAMGDGAWGAVHACCAFCECGACCPCSVRDYVLHDAERAARRRSDMSEFDARVKTDHHIMRIMYNKT is encoded by the exons ATGATGAAAGTACACCTGCCCAAAATAAGACGAGATCCTAAAGAAACTGAAGATTTGTGcaa atGTCGACCGGTCTGCAAGAGACGTCGAAGAGAATGGCGAGGTCAGATCCAAGAGACCTCTGAGGAACTACTGCTTGAAAGAAAACCTCTCCCGCTGTGCTTCAGGAGATGTCCtact AAAATCTACCCGAACAGTCCATGCCCGCTGTTCGGGCGGACCCGTCGCATCACCATCAAGGAGCGCAAGGTTATCAAGGACCCCGAGGTGGTGAGGGTCTGCCGGGCGCCAGTAGACAACACTGTGGAGACACCGTACCTCAGATTCGCTGAGATGGCTAAAGCTATGGGTGACG GTGCCTGGGGCGCTGTGCACGCATGTTGCGCATTCTGCGAGTGCGGCGCATGTTGCCCGTGCAGCGTGCGCGACTACGTGTTGCACGACGCCGAGCGCGCCGCGCGACGTCGCTCCGACATGAGCGAGTTTGACGCGCGCGTCAAAACTGACCACCACATCATGCGGATCATGTATAACAAGACTTAA
- the LOC142974840 gene encoding uncharacterized protein LOC142974840 isoform X2, producing MMKVHLPKIRRDPKETEDLCKCRPVCKRRRREWRGQIQETSEELLLERKPLPLCFRRCPTKIYPNSPCPLFGRTRRITIKERKVIKDPEVVRVCRAPVDNTVETPYLRFAEMAKAMGAWGAVHACCAFCECGACCPCSVRDYVLHDAERAARRRSDMSEFDARVKTDHHIMRIMYNKT from the exons ATGATGAAAGTACACCTGCCCAAAATAAGACGAGATCCTAAAGAAACTGAAGATTTGTGcaa atGTCGACCGGTCTGCAAGAGACGTCGAAGAGAATGGCGAGGTCAGATCCAAGAGACCTCTGAGGAACTACTGCTTGAAAGAAAACCTCTCCCGCTGTGCTTCAGGAGATGTCCtact AAAATCTACCCGAACAGTCCATGCCCGCTGTTCGGGCGGACCCGTCGCATCACCATCAAGGAGCGCAAGGTTATCAAGGACCCCGAGGTGGTGAGGGTCTGCCGGGCGCCAGTAGACAACACTGTGGAGACACCGTACCTCAGATTCGCTGAGATGGCTAAAGCTATGG GTGCCTGGGGCGCTGTGCACGCATGTTGCGCATTCTGCGAGTGCGGCGCATGTTGCCCGTGCAGCGTGCGCGACTACGTGTTGCACGACGCCGAGCGCGCCGCGCGACGTCGCTCCGACATGAGCGAGTTTGACGCGCGCGTCAAAACTGACCACCACATCATGCGGATCATGTATAACAAGACTTAA
- the LOC142974529 gene encoding uncharacterized protein LOC142974529, translating to MFTVSCYAFHPLILRFVRLWKYVQVVSDVLTCLLSMLCCQCVDMMPVPGTDSENSVPTGQVFRSQLPKNQVDPEKASGDIRRPQSMVIDYTEDTPEFQTKRKHTSQSVHKDHELQGIVNPVQQRLNDEEPASTSRYQNSREKNIIPSVHFVKKVNKKMESQCMDRITPSNF from the exons ATGTTTACGGTCAGTTGTTACGCGTTCCACCCCCTCATATTGAGGTTCGTGAGGCTATGGAAGTACGTCCAGGTGGTGTCCGATGTACTGACTTGTCTGCTGTCCATGTTATGCTGCCAGTGTGTGGATATGATGCCTGTTCCTGGAACTGACTCTGAGAACAGCGTGCCCACTGGACAAGTGTTCAGA AGCCAGTTACCAAAAAACCAAGTAGATCCTGAAAAGGCATCAGGAGACATCCGGCGTCCACAGAGCATGGTCATAGACTACACTGAAGACACACCTGAATTTCAGACGAAACGCAAGCACACCTCGCAGTCTGTCCACAAGGATCACGAACTTCAAGGCATTGTTAATCCT GTCCAGCAACGACTTAATGATGAAGAACCGGCGTCCACCTCCCGATACCAGAACTCAAGAGAAAAGAACATCATACCTTCCGTACACTTTGTGAAGAAAGTCAATAAAAAG ATGGAGTCTCAGTGCATGGACAGGATCACACCGAGTAATTTTTGA